One genomic region from Anthonomus grandis grandis chromosome 1, icAntGran1.3, whole genome shotgun sequence encodes:
- the LOC126741364 gene encoding selenoprotein F, translating into MNNLIFLMALTIIPPQIVAEFTSEDCWALGFNKANLLCSSCEQLSKFDLEILKDHCKECCSPDENGQHDKKYAKAILEVCTCKFGAYPQIQAFIKSDRPGKFPNLQIKYVRGLDPIIKLYDKDGHLQETVAIEKWNTDSVDEFLSTHLDDGDSRDYLKTNMI; encoded by the exons atgaataatttaatatttcttatggCACTAACAATTATTCCA CCTCAAATTGTAGCCGAATTCACCTCAGAGGACTGCTGGGCCCTCGGCTTTAACAAAGCAAATTTGTTGTGTTCCTCCTGCGAGCAGTTGTCCAAGTTCGACCTAGAGATTCTGAA GGATCATTGTAAAGAGTGTTGCAGCCCAGATGAGAACGGCCAGCACGACAAAAAGTACGCCAAAGCCATTTTGGAAGTTTGCACTTGCAAGTTTGGAGCCTATCCACAGATTCAAGCCTTTATTAAGAGCGACAGACCCGGCAAGTTTCctaatttacaaattaaatatgTTCGAG GTTTGGATCCCATAATTAAACTTTATGATAAGGACGGGCATCTGCAGGAAACTGTTGCTATTGAAAAGTGGAATACTGACTCCGTTGATGAATTCTTAAGCACCCATTTAGATGATGGAGATAGTagagattatttaaaaactaatatgaTTTAA